TTTTAAAGTGTTGCCGACCAGCACTCTTCATAATGAAAAAGCCCCTGTTATACTTGATGCCGGTCATGGGGGAGTTGATTCAGGAGCTCATAAACAAATTAAAGAGAAAGATATAACTTTAGATGTGGTGCTTCGTATAGAAAAAATTTTAGAGGATAAAGGGTTGCAAGTTGAACTTACAAGAGATAAGGATGTGGATTTGGGAGGAAAATTAACTAAGGGAAGGCATCGCCGTGATTTAGAAGCAAGATTAAACATTATTAATAAAGGTCAAGTTGCAGTTAGTATACATGTAAACGCAGCAAACGATGGCAGTAAAGAAGGTGCACTTGTCCTTTATTCAAAATCTTCAGCCAGAAGCCAAGAGATGGCGGAATTTATTCTTGCAGAAATAGCAAAAGTACAGAAACTATGTGAGCCTAAAGCCATTCCGCGGAAGAATCTTTTTTTGCTTAGAGCATCAAAAATACCCATGGTTTTAGTTGAATTAGGT
Above is a window of Bacillota bacterium LX-D DNA encoding:
- a CDS encoding N-acetylmuramoyl-L-alanine amidase, whose translation is MPKIKVFYFKKCYLKYCCMLLFGVFCFSMIANYFKVLPTSTLHNEKAPVILDAGHGGVDSGAHKQIKEKDITLDVVLRIEKILEDKGLQVELTRDKDVDLGGKLTKGRHRRDLEARLNIINKGQVAVSIHVNAANDGSKEGALVLYSKSSARSQEMAEFILAEIAKVQKLCEPKAIPRKNLFLLRASKIPMVLVELGFLTNNRDWQKLNNPNFRQSCAQAVANGIIKYLES